One Flavobacterium sp. 90 DNA segment encodes these proteins:
- a CDS encoding NADH:flavin oxidoreductase has translation MSVSDLFKPLSLLHGSAMRNRFMLAPLTSQQSDFDGTASEYDQYWMEQLSQGGYGLIQTSASTVEAGGIAFERQLGIHSDNHLSGLSKMATSIRNGGGLSAVQLHHAGHRAKASIGGIPAPASGKTVEGIKAITTEEVERIQDSFIAAAKRAQLAGFDGISVHGAFGWILSEFMSPNLNDRTDKYGGSLENRARFTIEVIEGIRKACGPDFQIGWRLSIERYGLLLEELREVTADIFDRELIDYLDLALWDSAQIVREGTFKGKTMLSVFTELPRKGVRLGAAGKIMSAQRAGELLDEGCDFVLIARAAILQRDFPLQVKADAMYDSPQLPVMADYLRQGGLSERFIDTMRGWQTFVKAGSL, from the coding sequence ATGTCTGTTTCTGATTTATTTAAACCTCTTAGTTTGCTGCATGGTTCGGCAATGAGAAATCGTTTTATGTTAGCGCCGTTAACGAGTCAGCAAAGTGATTTTGATGGTACAGCATCTGAATACGACCAATATTGGATGGAACAACTTTCTCAAGGCGGTTACGGATTAATTCAAACCAGCGCCTCAACCGTAGAAGCCGGAGGTATAGCTTTCGAGCGCCAGTTAGGGATTCATAGTGATAATCATTTATCGGGTTTAAGCAAAATGGCAACTTCTATTCGCAATGGAGGCGGATTATCAGCGGTGCAATTGCATCACGCCGGACATCGTGCCAAAGCTTCAATAGGAGGGATTCCGGCTCCTGCATCGGGAAAAACAGTAGAAGGAATCAAAGCAATTACAACCGAAGAAGTAGAACGAATTCAGGATAGTTTTATCGCTGCTGCGAAAAGGGCTCAACTGGCAGGATTTGACGGAATTTCAGTTCATGGTGCTTTTGGATGGATTCTTTCGGAATTTATGTCTCCAAATTTGAATGATAGAACCGATAAATACGGTGGAAGTCTGGAGAATCGTGCTCGTTTTACAATTGAAGTTATTGAAGGAATTCGCAAAGCTTGCGGCCCGGATTTTCAAATTGGATGGCGATTGTCGATTGAGCGATACGGACTTCTTTTGGAGGAATTACGGGAAGTGACCGCGGATATTTTTGATCGGGAATTAATCGATTATTTAGATTTAGCTTTGTGGGATTCGGCTCAAATCGTTCGTGAAGGAACTTTTAAAGGCAAAACTATGTTGAGCGTTTTTACCGAACTTCCCCGTAAGGGAGTACGTTTAGGTGCTGCAGGAAAAATTATGAGTGCGCAACGTGCCGGAGAACTTCTGGATGAAGGTTGTGATTTTGTACTTATTGCTCGTGCAGCGATTCTTCAGCGTGATTTTCCGCTTCAGGTAAAAGCAGACGCAATGTACGATAGTCCGCAATTACCTGTAATGGCAGATTATTTGCGTCAAGGCGGATTAAGTGAACGTTTTATTGATACAATGCGTGGTTGGCAGACTTTTGTAAAAGCAGGTTCATTATAA
- a CDS encoding rod shape-determining protein — MGLFDFMIVEIAMDLGTANTLIIYDGKIVVDSPSIVARDIRNGKIIAVGKEASLMQGKTHENIKTIRPLKDGVIADFDASEKMISWFIKNIPELKKNFFTPALRMIVCIPSGITEVEMRAVKESCERVNGKEVFLIHEPMAAAIGMGLDVMLPQGNIIVDVGGGTTEIAVIALGGIICDKSIKIAGDVFTNDILYYMRTHHNLYIGEASAEAIKIDVGAAMEELETAPDDITVRGRDLLTGKPKEVHVSYREIARALDKSIQRIEDAIMVTLSLTPPELAADIYNAGLYLAGGGALLRGLDKRISQKTELPVFIAEDPLRAVVRGTGIVLKNIAKYKSVLIK; from the coding sequence ATGGGCTTATTTGATTTTATGATAGTGGAAATAGCTATGGATTTAGGAACGGCTAATACTTTAATAATTTATGACGGAAAAATCGTAGTAGATAGTCCATCAATTGTGGCAAGAGATATCAGGAATGGAAAAATTATCGCTGTAGGTAAAGAAGCTAGTTTAATGCAGGGTAAAACACATGAAAATATTAAAACAATCCGACCGCTAAAAGATGGCGTTATTGCTGATTTTGATGCTTCGGAAAAAATGATCAGCTGGTTTATAAAAAACATACCAGAATTGAAGAAAAACTTTTTTACTCCTGCATTGCGAATGATTGTATGTATTCCCAGTGGTATAACGGAAGTGGAAATGAGAGCAGTAAAGGAGTCTTGCGAAAGAGTAAATGGTAAAGAAGTATTTTTAATTCATGAGCCTATGGCAGCTGCGATTGGAATGGGGCTGGATGTTATGCTTCCTCAAGGAAACATCATTGTGGATGTTGGAGGAGGAACTACCGAAATTGCCGTTATTGCTCTTGGAGGTATAATTTGCGACAAATCGATAAAAATTGCCGGTGATGTTTTTACCAATGATATCTTGTATTACATGAGAACTCACCATAATTTGTATATTGGAGAGGCGTCTGCAGAGGCAATAAAAATTGATGTTGGAGCTGCTATGGAAGAACTTGAAACGGCTCCTGATGACATAACGGTTCGCGGAAGGGATCTTCTTACCGGAAAACCTAAGGAGGTACACGTTAGTTATCGTGAAATTGCAAGAGCTTTAGATAAATCAATACAAAGAATTGAAGATGCCATTATGGTGACGCTTTCATTGACGCCGCCGGAACTTGCTGCCGACATTTATAATGCAGGATTATATCTCGCAGGAGGAGGAGCACTGTTGCGCGGTCTTGATAAACGAATATCACAGAAGACAGAATTACCCGTATTTATTGCAGAAGATCCTTTAAGAGCGGTGGTTAGAGGCACCGGCATTGTTTTAAAAAATATAGCTAAATATAAAAGTGTACTTATAAAATAG
- a CDS encoding DUF1826 domain-containing protein gives MNNTFSDNSQIGLVSTFSELINTDFKGERNALCWYRNLDGDFNEIVAQLSLEDNITEVYPEDLIALQLSEKGNIAREIILNDLQLLTDFGASPSLNLLKCYERDDEFDFISTDVYSFHVDRSPIATDTFLCTYHGAASDIVSNSGAEQKILIPEIRTKLKELHDGPEEEFEDFLKENYFDLHYQLNADAELVNLGLGHLWRLAVDHPKQEVLPCIHRAPIENEGEYRLLLIC, from the coding sequence ATGAACAATACATTTTCTGACAACAGCCAAATAGGACTAGTTTCTACTTTTTCTGAGCTTATAAATACTGATTTCAAAGGAGAAAGGAACGCATTATGCTGGTACAGAAATTTGGATGGCGATTTTAATGAGATTGTAGCGCAATTGTCTTTAGAAGATAACATAACCGAAGTTTATCCCGAGGATCTAATAGCGCTCCAATTATCAGAAAAGGGAAATATAGCAAGAGAAATAATCTTAAACGATTTGCAATTATTAACGGATTTTGGCGCTTCGCCTTCTCTTAATTTACTAAAGTGTTATGAACGTGACGACGAATTTGATTTCATATCGACAGATGTGTATTCGTTTCATGTTGACCGTTCGCCCATTGCAACAGATACTTTTTTATGTACGTATCACGGAGCGGCAAGTGATATTGTTTCTAATTCGGGAGCAGAACAAAAAATCCTGATTCCGGAAATCCGAACAAAGTTAAAAGAGCTGCATGATGGACCAGAAGAAGAATTCGAAGACTTTTTGAAGGAAAATTATTTCGATCTGCATTATCAGCTAAATGCAGATGCAGAACTTGTTAATCTGGGTTTAGGACATCTTTGGCGATTGGCCGTAGATCATCCAAAACAAGAAGTTTTGCCTTGTATTCATAGAGCACCAATAGAAAATGAAGGAGAATATAGGTTGTTGCTGATTTGTTAA
- a CDS encoding polysaccharide lyase — protein sequence MKKLLKLTSLLFITALVFNSCEKEQDLNAQQSVNKDESQIVNNELQQNTKKAAASAAAALAGSAGSRTITLQTNTLSCPGGLCTSYGVWSEGVYTVWFQMKFNSGFYWSRGGKCGYGILIGDQNTGGDPGWDGNGGSARFMWYCPNGSNSAKGSGAYLQPYVYYRDQPGQFGNDFGKKYFIQEGVTYNCQISVKLNTGSSTNGYVKYYVNGTELLNQTIRWVTNDSKRNVNAVSLHTFRGGSQEYWKAPVTSSITYPSASWDAQ from the coding sequence ATGAAAAAATTATTAAAATTAACAAGTTTGCTTTTTATTACAGCATTAGTGTTTAACTCCTGCGAAAAGGAACAAGATTTAAATGCGCAGCAAAGCGTTAACAAAGACGAGAGCCAAATCGTCAACAATGAATTACAACAAAACACTAAAAAAGCCGCCGCATCAGCTGCTGCTGCATTAGCAGGTAGTGCCGGATCGAGAACAATCACTTTGCAAACCAATACATTATCATGTCCGGGTGGTTTGTGTACGTCTTATGGAGTTTGGTCTGAAGGTGTTTACACGGTTTGGTTCCAAATGAAATTTAATTCGGGATTTTACTGGAGCCGAGGCGGTAAATGCGGATACGGTATATTAATTGGTGACCAAAACACTGGTGGTGATCCGGGATGGGATGGAAATGGCGGAAGTGCCAGATTCATGTGGTATTGCCCAAATGGATCCAATTCTGCTAAAGGAAGCGGAGCTTATCTTCAGCCTTATGTGTATTATAGAGATCAGCCGGGGCAATTTGGTAATGATTTCGGAAAAAAATACTTCATCCAAGAAGGAGTTACTTATAACTGTCAGATATCTGTTAAGTTAAATACGGGATCTAGCACAAACGGATATGTCAAATATTATGTAAATGGAACAGAATTATTGAATCAAACCATTCGTTGGGTAACTAACGATTCTAAGCGAAATGTAAATGCAGTAAGTCTACACACTTTCCGAGGCGGAAGTCAGGAATATTGGAAAGCTCCGGTAACAAGTTCTATTACTTATCCAAGCGCGTCTTGGGATGCGCAATAG
- a CDS encoding HYR domain-containing protein, with amino-acid sequence MAFLSLFWCFSMSLFAQGTSPAPQNLPYVQDFSLLEATSTAYPSGLQGWTASTIPGSSYNTNAVLVGDRALTASSSASTTSGNIHNYNGKIGFLNSGSLDLTIGLAINTLTKSGIVVQYDAMVIRNPYDGTANTRINEMVLQYRIGESSVFTTLPSTSYLSNTVKQTTSGVTSPLNPVTISVILPTECDNQPVVQLRWISRQNSGAGSRPSFAIDNITIQNDTTPPAYADGYPKIENILSNGFDFSTQLNETGKTYFVLLASGSSKPSASQIKSGLDANGNAALQSGIFDVTDKTLAYTKSISNLTIDTDYVVYAISEDSYGNIQTDSNQLNVKTSNVLVPSISITKNIIDFGFSEQNFASKTSSYQIQALHLNDVVTVTASNNFTISKNPNDSFQSSLVFNVQDFDTNNTPTVYVRFTPNGTGNFSGQIDHQTSGASTKTVLLTGTGINPYSQNFNDVNVLTNSGWTAYSVAGDKIKWASTSSRFNSSPAAVSINGYAENGASKDWLISPRLHLDSFDKFPLLSFYSRKFYSGPNLKLMVSVNYDGTSSPETATWTEIEGDFPLTTGVFKASNFINLSAYKSDNTYIAWVYETTASGADNAAEWTIDDVSITNEATFLASNPNLNFSETNANSTSDSQSFIFMAGGYGDFTISAPTNFQLALDNTNFQSSITVSANDALVGKTIYARFAPSVKALSLEGSLTVTSTGLNQQIGRFTGSSFPKSETFDIVSYNLEFFGSDVVGTSGEFGPIDDALQVENVAKVMNKLNADVYVVQEVSDEAALESLIQKISVNGKTFDKSISPAWSYSFSPPDPLFPPQKLVVIYNTQTTKVNKTRVMFNTLYDNIRAGNTSLPNYPGGNSSSFFASGRLPYLVNVETNINGVKKEINIIDLHGRANSGTDISKYNMRKYDAELLKDSLDVEFPDANFMILGDYNDDVDVSVITPNPSSYQKIVEDTARYNALTLEISKAGAYSYLASGGFLDHIIISNELTNEYIPNSTTVYDPRLDIPNYVNTTSDHGPVIARFDFKKAAQSINFPSITITDATSYDLNATATSSLAVTYASSNEAIAKISNGKIQVISAGTVTITASQSGNEYYLAAADVTQSLTITDTKLPVITAPATITQSNDTGICGAKITYVAPVGTDNFPGATTVQTAGLASGTVFPVGVTTNTFKVTDASGNTATTSFNVIVKDTELPILSCQENIIQKKDNRINGAVVTYSTPLATDNCSAITVTQTSGLKSGSVFPMGITTNTFKVVDAAGNTTSCSFTVNIVKTLPPDCEPNGGVSIKAYPNPATDFVNFTVKADKPKNMTIKLYDIFGFQVVTPVEITGNATENTVQIDISRLWRGIYIYTLSSGNKILSINKIIKK; translated from the coding sequence ATGGCCTTTTTAAGTCTTTTTTGGTGCTTCTCAATGTCCTTATTTGCACAAGGAACATCTCCGGCACCTCAAAATTTGCCTTATGTACAAGATTTTTCCTTATTAGAAGCGACCTCTACCGCATATCCCTCAGGATTACAGGGTTGGACAGCAAGTACAATTCCCGGAAGTTCATACAATACAAACGCTGTCTTAGTAGGAGATCGAGCGCTAACAGCCAGCAGCTCTGCTTCTACCACAAGTGGTAATATTCATAATTACAATGGAAAAATTGGATTTTTAAATTCCGGTTCATTAGACTTAACAATTGGTTTAGCAATTAACACATTGACAAAGTCAGGCATCGTAGTACAATATGATGCGATGGTAATTCGTAATCCTTATGACGGAACTGCCAACACTCGTATTAATGAAATGGTTTTGCAATATCGAATAGGAGAATCTTCAGTTTTTACTACTTTGCCTTCGACTTCATATTTAAGCAATACTGTTAAACAAACGACTTCCGGAGTTACTTCTCCTTTAAATCCCGTTACGATTAGTGTAATTTTACCGACTGAATGCGACAATCAGCCGGTTGTACAATTAAGATGGATTTCCAGACAAAATTCAGGCGCAGGTTCTCGTCCTTCTTTTGCTATTGATAATATTACGATTCAAAATGACACTACTCCGCCTGCATACGCTGATGGATATCCTAAAATAGAAAATATCCTATCCAATGGTTTTGATTTTTCAACTCAACTAAACGAAACTGGAAAAACATATTTTGTATTATTAGCATCAGGAAGTTCAAAACCAAGCGCTTCTCAAATCAAATCAGGTTTGGATGCCAATGGAAATGCCGCTTTACAATCTGGTATATTTGATGTGACCGACAAAACTTTGGCTTACACTAAAAGTATTTCCAATTTAACTATTGATACAGATTACGTTGTTTACGCTATTTCAGAAGATTCTTATGGCAATATTCAAACTGACAGTAATCAGCTGAATGTAAAAACCTCTAATGTTTTAGTACCTTCAATATCCATAACAAAGAATATAATAGATTTTGGTTTTTCAGAACAAAATTTTGCATCCAAAACAAGCAGTTATCAAATTCAGGCGCTTCATCTTAATGATGTAGTTACTGTTACTGCTTCAAATAATTTTACAATTTCAAAAAATCCAAATGATAGTTTCCAATCTTCTTTGGTTTTTAATGTACAAGATTTTGATACTAATAATACTCCAACGGTTTATGTGCGATTCACACCTAATGGAACTGGTAATTTTTCGGGACAAATAGACCATCAAACTTCAGGAGCAAGTACAAAAACGGTATTATTAACCGGTACAGGAATCAATCCTTATTCTCAAAATTTTAATGATGTAAATGTACTTACAAACAGTGGCTGGACTGCTTATAGCGTTGCAGGTGATAAAATTAAATGGGCAAGTACAAGCAGCCGTTTTAATAGTTCACCAGCAGCAGTCTCCATAAATGGTTATGCCGAAAACGGAGCTAGTAAGGATTGGTTAATTTCACCTCGATTACATTTAGATAGTTTCGATAAATTTCCATTATTATCTTTTTATTCCCGTAAATTCTATTCGGGTCCAAACTTAAAATTAATGGTTTCTGTTAATTATGACGGAACAAGCAGCCCTGAAACTGCTACATGGACAGAAATTGAAGGTGATTTCCCTTTAACTACAGGAGTTTTTAAAGCGTCTAACTTCATCAATTTAAGTGCTTATAAATCTGATAACACTTATATCGCGTGGGTATATGAAACTACTGCTTCAGGTGCAGATAATGCAGCCGAATGGACAATTGATGATGTAAGTATTACCAATGAAGCAACATTTTTAGCTTCTAATCCGAATTTAAATTTTAGCGAAACAAACGCAAATTCAACTTCAGACAGTCAATCGTTTATTTTCATGGCTGGAGGTTATGGTGATTTTACGATTTCTGCACCAACCAATTTTCAATTAGCGCTTGACAATACTAATTTTCAATCCAGTATTACTGTTTCTGCAAATGATGCATTAGTTGGTAAAACTATTTATGCACGTTTTGCTCCTTCAGTAAAAGCATTAAGTTTAGAAGGCTCTTTAACGGTTACATCTACCGGATTAAACCAACAAATAGGTCGTTTTACAGGTTCTTCTTTTCCAAAATCTGAAACTTTTGATATTGTAAGTTACAACTTAGAGTTTTTTGGAAGTGATGTAGTTGGAACAAGCGGAGAATTTGGTCCAATTGACGATGCATTGCAAGTTGAAAATGTAGCTAAAGTAATGAATAAATTAAACGCCGATGTTTATGTCGTTCAGGAAGTTTCTGATGAAGCTGCTTTGGAATCTTTGATTCAGAAAATAAGCGTAAATGGTAAAACATTTGACAAAAGTATTTCTCCGGCGTGGTCTTATTCATTTTCGCCACCAGATCCTCTTTTCCCTCCTCAAAAACTAGTGGTTATTTACAATACACAAACAACCAAAGTAAATAAAACACGCGTTATGTTTAACACTTTGTACGATAATATTCGTGCAGGAAATACCAGTTTACCTAATTATCCTGGTGGTAATAGTTCTAGTTTCTTTGCTTCCGGACGTTTGCCTTATTTAGTGAATGTTGAAACGAACATTAACGGCGTTAAAAAAGAAATCAACATTATCGATCTTCATGGTCGCGCCAATAGCGGAACTGATATTTCGAAATATAACATGCGTAAATACGACGCTGAATTATTAAAAGATAGTTTAGATGTAGAATTTCCTGATGCAAACTTTATGATTCTGGGAGATTATAATGATGATGTCGATGTATCTGTTATTACTCCGAATCCTTCTTCGTATCAAAAAATAGTAGAAGATACTGCTCGTTATAATGCTTTAACTTTAGAAATTAGTAAAGCAGGAGCTTATAGTTACTTAGCTTCGGGAGGATTTTTAGATCATATTATTATTTCTAATGAACTGACAAACGAGTATATTCCAAATTCTACTACTGTTTATGATCCGCGTTTGGATATTCCGAATTATGTGAATACAACCTCTGATCACGGACCTGTTATTGCACGTTTTGATTTTAAGAAAGCAGCGCAAAGCATAAACTTCCCTTCTATCACTATTACAGATGCTACATCTTATGATCTAAATGCTACAGCAACATCTAGTTTAGCAGTTACTTATGCAAGTTCTAATGAAGCTATTGCAAAAATTAGTAACGGAAAAATCCAGGTAATTAGCGCAGGAACAGTAACAATTACAGCTTCTCAATCAGGAAACGAATATTATTTGGCTGCAGCCGATGTTACTCAGTCTTTAACCATAACTGACACAAAATTACCTGTTATTACAGCACCTGCAACAATAACGCAAAGTAATGATACAGGAATATGCGGAGCAAAAATTACCTATGTAGCTCCAGTAGGAACCGACAATTTTCCGGGAGCAACTACGGTTCAAACTGCAGGATTAGCTTCTGGTACTGTATTTCCGGTTGGAGTAACAACAAATACATTTAAAGTAACTGATGCGTCTGGAAATACAGCAACAACCTCATTTAATGTAATTGTAAAAGACACTGAATTACCAATATTAAGCTGTCAGGAAAACATTATCCAGAAAAAAGATAACAGAATAAATGGTGCGGTAGTAACCTATTCTACTCCTTTAGCAACTGATAACTGTTCTGCTATTACCGTTACACAAACATCAGGATTGAAATCAGGAAGTGTTTTCCCAATGGGTATTACTACCAATACTTTCAAAGTAGTTGATGCAGCAGGAAATACAACAAGTTGTTCTTTTACTGTAAATATTGTAAAAACTTTACCACCAGATTGTGAACCAAACGGAGGAGTTTCGATAAAAGCATATCCTAATCCTGCAACTGACTTTGTCAATTTTACGGTTAAAGCAGACAAACCAAAAAATATGACAATAAAATTGTATGACATATTTGGATTTCAGGTTGTTACACCAGTAGAAATAACAGGAAATGCAACTGAAAACACCGTACAAATAGATATCAGTCGTCTTTGGAGAGGTATTTATATTTACACTTTAAGTAGTGGTAACAAAATACTATCTATTAATAAAATCATCAAAAAATAA